From Vicinamibacterales bacterium, a single genomic window includes:
- a CDS encoding NAD-dependent epimerase/dehydratase family protein, with translation MSRVLVCGAGGFIGAHLVSRLKADGAWVRAIGLKHPEFSPVDADQFVIGDLRDPRVCREVIDQPFDQVYQLAAEMGGAGFTFTGDHDAAIMSHSALININVALACARARVPRLFFPSSACVYPASVQRDPADPHCAEPLAYPAQPDSEYGWEKLFSERLYAAHARNGSFAVRIARFHAVYGPRCTWRGGREKALAALCRKVAEADDGGEIEMWGDGAQTRSFMHVDDAIEGVLRLMRSDFAGPVNLGSEEMISIRALATAIIELSGKHLSIRPVAGPEGVRGRNSDNRLLRQQLGWSPRMPLRAGLATTYSWIASQVEAARAQKGIAATGDAGLR, from the coding sequence ATGTCACGTGTGCTGGTGTGCGGGGCCGGCGGCTTCATTGGCGCGCACCTGGTCTCGCGCCTGAAGGCCGACGGCGCCTGGGTCCGCGCCATCGGCCTCAAGCATCCTGAGTTCTCACCGGTTGACGCCGACCAGTTCGTCATCGGCGACCTCCGCGATCCGCGCGTGTGCCGCGAGGTGATCGATCAACCGTTCGACCAGGTCTACCAACTGGCGGCCGAGATGGGCGGCGCCGGCTTCACGTTCACCGGCGATCACGACGCCGCGATCATGTCGCATTCGGCACTCATCAACATCAACGTGGCGCTGGCGTGCGCGCGAGCCCGCGTGCCACGGCTCTTCTTCCCCTCGTCTGCGTGCGTCTACCCGGCGTCGGTGCAACGCGACCCGGCCGACCCGCACTGCGCCGAACCGCTTGCTTATCCGGCGCAACCCGACAGCGAGTACGGTTGGGAAAAGCTCTTTTCCGAACGGCTGTATGCGGCGCATGCGCGCAACGGCAGCTTCGCGGTTCGCATCGCGCGCTTTCACGCCGTGTATGGTCCGCGATGCACCTGGCGCGGCGGCCGCGAGAAAGCGCTCGCCGCACTCTGCCGCAAGGTCGCCGAGGCAGACGACGGCGGCGAGATCGAGATGTGGGGCGACGGCGCGCAAACGCGATCGTTCATGCACGTGGATGACGCGATTGAGGGCGTGCTGCGATTGATGCGTTCAGACTTCGCAGGGCCCGTGAACCTGGGGTCGGAAGAAATGATCAGCATTCGCGCGCTGGCCACCGCCATCATCGAACTGTCGGGGAAGCACCTCAGCATCCGGCCGGTCGCCGGTCCCGAAGGCGTGCGCGGCCGCAACTCCGACAACCGCCTCCTGCGCCAGCAGCTCGGCTGGTCCCCTCGCATGCCCCTCCGCGCCGGATTGGCCACGACCTACTCGTGGATCGCCTCGCAAGTGGAGGCGGCGCGCGCCCAGAAAGGCATCGCCGCGACGGGAGATGCCGGGCTACGATAA
- a CDS encoding glycosyltransferase family 39 protein, whose protein sequence is MPAGAPRRPVVSVWRDWVVVAALFWINGLVLLNALLHSPFVGYDALDHLRYIAVLAGGHLPGPDDTAEFFAAPLPYVLPALLRAFATDRWGVVVKAAQMQNVVWSIGLTLMLVRLCQVIRPGGRTFTRWSLMLLAITPVYYKMFAFVRGEPLAAFLSVVVVERLLTTLADRRGRVRGWVLLGAGIGLLLLAKQWGAFVAVAAVAYLAWHVVVERDRRAERMRGLATVSLIAVLICGWYYASLFQRFGSIAAFNTPPGERWSLANRPAGFYSDLGLPDLFLDPVRETFAVGESQALLPVLYADFWGDYWCYWVVRAHDPAGGWASGQVLMDIAQSNPVASNRQTIAPYLGRVNAVALVPTAVVLAGIWLGMTRMWKTRRRREGDGDAGGLGLATIVVVVTAGGYFALLIGYPGLDVKAGYLLHAIPFLAMLGSAALAHLERARPVLYRRVVVVLLLAGLHNAPLYITRYVW, encoded by the coding sequence ATGCCCGCAGGCGCGCCTCGCCGTCCCGTCGTCAGCGTGTGGCGAGATTGGGTCGTCGTGGCCGCCCTGTTCTGGATCAACGGCCTCGTGCTGCTGAACGCGCTGCTGCACAGTCCGTTCGTCGGCTACGACGCACTCGACCACCTGCGCTACATCGCCGTGCTCGCGGGTGGGCACCTGCCTGGCCCCGACGACACCGCGGAATTCTTTGCCGCGCCGCTCCCGTACGTGCTGCCGGCGCTGCTGCGGGCGTTCGCGACCGATCGTTGGGGCGTGGTCGTCAAGGCCGCGCAGATGCAGAACGTCGTGTGGTCGATCGGCCTGACGTTGATGCTGGTTCGGCTGTGCCAGGTCATCCGGCCCGGCGGGCGAACGTTCACGCGCTGGTCGCTCATGCTGCTGGCCATCACTCCGGTCTATTACAAGATGTTTGCCTTTGTTCGCGGCGAACCTCTCGCGGCGTTCCTCTCGGTGGTGGTGGTCGAACGCCTGTTGACCACGCTCGCGGATCGGCGCGGCCGCGTTCGCGGCTGGGTCCTGCTCGGTGCTGGCATCGGTCTGCTGCTGTTGGCCAAGCAGTGGGGCGCGTTCGTTGCCGTGGCGGCCGTCGCCTACCTCGCGTGGCATGTCGTCGTTGAGCGGGACCGTCGCGCGGAACGGATGCGGGGGTTGGCCACCGTGTCTTTGATCGCGGTGCTGATCTGCGGCTGGTATTACGCGTCGTTGTTTCAGCGCTTTGGATCGATCGCCGCGTTCAACACACCGCCCGGTGAGCGGTGGTCGTTGGCGAACCGGCCCGCGGGCTTCTACTCGGACCTTGGCCTGCCAGACCTGTTCCTGGATCCTGTGCGCGAGACGTTCGCAGTAGGAGAGAGCCAGGCCCTGCTGCCCGTGCTCTACGCCGACTTCTGGGGCGACTACTGGTGCTATTGGGTGGTTCGCGCCCACGATCCCGCCGGTGGCTGGGCGTCAGGCCAGGTCCTGATGGACATTGCCCAGTCGAACCCGGTGGCGAGTAACCGGCAGACGATCGCGCCGTACCTGGGACGGGTGAACGCGGTCGCGCTCGTGCCCACCGCGGTTGTGCTCGCCGGAATCTGGCTCGGCATGACCCGCATGTGGAAGACGCGGCGCCGGAGAGAGGGGGATGGTGATGCGGGCGGCCTCGGCCTCGCCACGATCGTGGTGGTCGTGACGGCCGGTGGATACTTCGCCCTGCTGATCGGTTATCCCGGCCTCGACGTGAAGGCCGGATATCTCCTGCACGCCATTCCGTTCCTGGCCATGCTCGGATCCGCCGCACTCGCGCACCTGGAACGCGCCCGGCCCGTCCTCTATCGGCGGGTTGTCGTGGTGCTGCTGCTGGCCGGCCTCCACAACGCGCCGCTCTACATCACGCGCTACGTGTGGTGA